In Corylus avellana chromosome ca2, CavTom2PMs-1.0, the following proteins share a genomic window:
- the LOC132172439 gene encoding protein UNUSUAL FLORAL ORGANS, with product MEAFHSSMTTLPFSYTFATTFTGSSSSSSNTANHPITTPWMDRRIWSKLPQRLLDRVLAFLPPPAFFRARAVCKRWYALLFSDTFLEIYLQLSPRHNWFLFFKHKTLKSYIYRNRGLGGDVDNSSPCEGYLFDPYDITWYRLSFALVPAGFSPASSSGGLVCWVSDEAGPKSIILCNPVLGSLTQLPPTLIPRLFPSIGLTVSPSSIDVIVAGDDMISPYAVKNLTAENFHIDGGGFYSIWGTTSSLPRLCSLESGRMVYMGGKFYCMNYSPFSVLAHDISTNTWCKIQAPMRRFLRSPSLVESRGNLLLVAAVEKSKLNVPKSFRLWSLQACGTTWVEVERMPQQLYIQFEELEGGNGFDCVGHGEFIVIMIRGSSDKALLLDIYRKIWQWIPPCPYSQGGGGGRGGELHGFAYEPRLATPVTGLLDQLTTLPFQPFTG from the coding sequence ATGGAAGCTTTTCACTCCTCTATGACGACCTTACCCTTTTCCTACACTTTCGCTACTACATTCACTGgaagtagtagtagtagtagtaacACTGCAAATCATCCTATCACTACTCCATGGATGGACAGAAGGATTTGGAGCAAGCTTCCACAGAGGCTGCTTGATCGTGTGCTTGCTTTTCTTCCACCCCCTGCCTTCTTCCGCGCACGTGCTGTCTGTAAAAGATGGTATGCGCTCTTGTTTTCAGACACCTTTCTTGAAATATATCTCCAACTATCTCCTCGCCACAATTGGTTCCTTTTCTTCAAACACAAAACCCTCAAGAGCTACATTTATAGAAACAGAGGCCTTGGTGGAGATGTTGACAATAGCTCACCTTGTGAAGGATATCTCTTTGATCCTTATGACATCACATGGTACCGCCTTTCCTTTGCTTTGGTTCCTGCCGGCTTCTCGCCAGCTTCTTCCTCCGGTGGCTTGGTTTGCTGGGTTTCCGACGAGGCCGGTCCGAAAAGTATAATCCTCTGCAACCCTGTTCTTGGCTCTCTTACTCAACTGCCTCCCACGCTAATTCCCCGGCTCTTCCCTTCCATTGGGTTAACTGTAAGCCCTTCATCAATCGACGTCATCGTCGCCGGGGATGACATGATTTCTCCTTACGCCGTCAAGAATCTGACGGCGGAGAACTTTCATATTGATGGGGGTGGGTTTTATTCAATATGGGGAACAACTTCTTCTCTCCCAAGGCTTTGCAGCCTTGAATCAGGCAGAATGGTTTACATGGGAGGAAAATTCTACTGCATGAACTACAGCCCTTTCAGCGTTTTAGCTCATGACATTTCAACAAACACCTGGTGCAAGATTCAAGCCCCCATGCGCAGATTCCTACGATCGCCAAGCCTGGTTGAGAGCAGGGGAAATCTTCTCCTAGTTGCAGCAGTGGAGAAAAGCAAGCTGAATGTTCCAAAGAGCTTCAGGCTGTGGAGCTTGCAGGCTTGTGGGACCACGTGGGTGGAAGTTGAGAGAATGCCGCAGCAACTGTATATCCAGTTTGAGGAGCTGGAAGGCGGAAATGGGTTCGATTGTGTCGGGCATGGGGAGTTTATTGTCATTATGATTCGAGGGTCGTCCGACAAGGCTTTGCTGTTGGATATTTATAGGAAGATTTGGCAGTGGATTCCGCCGTGTCCTTACTCTCAAGGCGGCGGCGGTGGACGAGGTGGTGAGTTGCATGGTTTTGCTTATGAGCCTAGACTTGCTACTCCGGTCACCGGACTTCTGGATCAGCTGACCACCCTCCCATTTCAGCCTTTCACCGGTTAA